From [Clostridium] symbiosum, a single genomic window includes:
- a CDS encoding AraC family transcriptional regulator, with protein sequence MPHEGEQRHIYYDSDLKLEAYNLRGIVQKFPNHFHEYYVVGFVEGGSRHLWCRGREYDLTAGDLLLFNPRDNHFCAPVNGELLDYRGINIGRDVMVRAVGEITGREFVPHFTQNVVFHSELAQSVGELYDAILSHAPVMKKEETFFFMLQQVLQEYVQPFEEADVTEPDQQIRTLCTYMEEHFDENITLDELLSMTNFGKSYLLRSFTKQVGVSPYRYLQTVRLDRAKKFLEQGILPIDAANMAGFSDQSHFTNFFKEFIGLTPKQYQKIFTGTPQAAVKTEEDKNEK encoded by the coding sequence ATGCCTCATGAGGGGGAACAGCGTCATATTTATTATGACAGCGATTTGAAATTGGAAGCGTATAATTTAAGAGGGATTGTCCAGAAATTCCCCAACCATTTCCATGAATATTATGTAGTAGGGTTTGTGGAGGGCGGCAGCAGGCATCTCTGGTGCAGGGGCCGGGAGTACGATTTAACGGCGGGCGATCTTTTGCTGTTTAATCCGCGTGACAATCATTTCTGCGCGCCGGTCAATGGGGAACTGCTGGATTACAGGGGGATCAATATCGGCCGGGATGTGATGGTGAGGGCGGTCGGCGAGATTACCGGCCGGGAATTTGTTCCTCATTTCACACAGAATGTTGTTTTTCACAGCGAACTGGCCCAGTCGGTGGGAGAGCTTTATGATGCGATTCTGTCGCATGCGCCCGTAATGAAAAAAGAGGAGACCTTCTTTTTTATGCTTCAGCAGGTACTGCAGGAATATGTGCAGCCCTTTGAGGAGGCGGACGTAACGGAGCCGGATCAGCAGATCAGGACGCTTTGTACCTATATGGAAGAACACTTCGACGAAAATATTACCCTCGATGAACTGCTGTCCATGACGAACTTCGGGAAGTCCTATTTGCTGCGTTCCTTTACAAAACAGGTCGGTGTTTCACCTTACCGCTATCTGCAGACCGTGAGACTGGATCGGGCAAAGAAATTTCTGGAACAGGGGATTCTGCCGATTGATGCGGCGAATATGGCCGGGTTCTCGGATCAGAGTCATTTCACGAATTTCTTTAAGGAATTCATCGGCCTGACGCCGAAACAGTATCAGAAAATCTTTACCGGCACGCCGCAGGCCGCCGTTAAGACGGAGGAGGATAAAAATGAAAAATAA
- a CDS encoding LysR substrate-binding domain-containing protein, translated as MLDFRVNTFLAVCEHMNYTKAAEALHITQPAVSQHIHYLESLYHVKLFQYEGKKIHLTPAGEILLRTAAALKNDEQFMLEQFSQLSTHGLALRFGTTMTIGESVISVPLASYLTRHPEVSLSMIISNTDDLLKRLHAGNIHFALVEGNYDTAEYDSLIYRTEPFIPICSSRHVFSKEPCCLRDLLDEHLLLRESGSGTRDILEKHLDMKNIRITDFAHITEIGNIHVILELLKADLGISFLYQAAALQGIEDGMLRPLNLRDFQLEHDFTFIWNKGSVFSDIYRKVYEEMRPVNSN; from the coding sequence ATGTTGGACTTCAGGGTCAATACGTTTCTAGCCGTATGCGAACATATGAATTATACAAAGGCCGCCGAGGCGCTTCATATTACGCAGCCGGCCGTTTCCCAGCACATTCACTATCTGGAAAGCCTGTACCACGTCAAACTCTTCCAGTACGAGGGAAAGAAAATCCATCTGACCCCTGCCGGTGAAATACTTCTCAGAACGGCGGCAGCCCTTAAAAACGATGAACAGTTTATGCTGGAGCAATTCTCCCAGCTCTCGACCCACGGGCTTGCGCTGCGGTTCGGCACGACCATGACCATTGGGGAATCCGTCATCTCCGTTCCCCTGGCCTCCTACCTGACCCGCCATCCGGAGGTCAGCCTGAGCATGATCATCTCCAACACGGATGATCTTTTAAAGAGGCTCCATGCAGGAAATATCCACTTTGCCCTGGTGGAGGGCAATTACGATACGGCCGAATACGATTCCCTGATTTACCGAACCGAACCGTTCATTCCCATCTGCTCTTCCCGCCATGTCTTTTCAAAGGAGCCGTGCTGCCTCCGGGATCTGCTGGACGAACACCTGTTACTCAGAGAAAGCGGTTCCGGTACCAGGGATATTCTGGAAAAGCACCTGGATATGAAGAATATCCGCATCACTGATTTTGCCCATATCACCGAGATAGGCAACATTCATGTCATCCTGGAACTGCTGAAGGCGGATTTGGGAATCTCCTTCCTCTATCAGGCCGCGGCCTTACAGGGAATCGAAGACGGTATGCTCCGCCCTCTGAACCTGAGGGATTTCCAGTTGGAGCATGACTTTACGTTTATCTGGAACAAGGGGAGTGTTTTCTCCGATATTTATAGGAAAGTATATGAAGAGATGCGGCCTGTGAACAGTAACTAA
- a CDS encoding MarR family transcriptional regulator — translation MDERCKIYHEMIDELDESYRLMHEYDSMIHDYGTAVLYQAESKIIHLVGEKPGVTAVELSAILRKTPSACSQILRKLRRKGWIEQTRNVDNNREYNLNLTPEGWAIYEGHNQFEQRCYKRTYHNLGSFSDEQLRTYVEIQKKLNETFIQDVEESRETSANKKTESSHD, via the coding sequence ATGGATGAACGATGCAAAATTTACCATGAAATGATTGACGAGCTGGATGAATCATATCGCCTGATGCATGAATATGATTCGATGATTCACGATTACGGAACGGCCGTACTCTATCAGGCGGAATCCAAGATCATTCATCTTGTCGGTGAAAAGCCGGGAGTGACGGCCGTTGAACTGTCTGCGATCCTCAGGAAAACTCCCAGCGCCTGTTCCCAAATCCTGCGAAAACTCCGCCGCAAAGGCTGGATCGAACAGACGCGAAACGTCGATAACAACCGCGAGTATAACTTAAACCTCACCCCGGAAGGCTGGGCCATCTACGAGGGACATAATCAGTTTGAGCAGCGATGCTATAAGCGCACCTATCACAATCTCGGTTCCTTCAGCGATGAACAGCTCCGGACCTACGTGGAGATCCAGAAGAAACTGAACGAAACCTTTATCCAGGATGTCGAAGAGAGCCGTGAGACATCCGCCAATAAAAAAACGGAAAGCAGCCATGACTGA
- a CDS encoding MerR family transcriptional regulator, which translates to MTIAEVSKMFEISADTLRYYERIGLIPPVPRTKSGIRDYDESSLGWIQLMKCMRKAGVQIEALVEYVSLFEQGEETAEARRNILIEQREQLLLRMEDLKVSLERLDSKIEHYEQGLRQVEENLRKPVELETKKGA; encoded by the coding sequence ATGACGATTGCAGAAGTGAGTAAAATGTTTGAAATATCGGCCGATACACTCCGCTATTATGAGCGAATCGGCCTGATTCCCCCGGTGCCGCGCACAAAGAGCGGAATCAGGGATTATGACGAGAGTTCCCTTGGATGGATCCAGCTTATGAAGTGTATGAGAAAGGCGGGAGTTCAGATTGAGGCGCTTGTCGAGTATGTATCCCTGTTTGAACAGGGGGAGGAGACAGCAGAGGCGCGCAGGAATATCCTCATTGAGCAGAGGGAACAGCTCCTTTTGAGAATGGAGGATCTGAAGGTATCCCTGGAACGGCTGGACAGCAAGATTGAACATTATGAGCAGGGGCTTCGGCAGGTGGAGGAAAACCTGAGGAAACCGGTGGAGCTGGAGACTAAAAAGGGCGCCTGA
- a CDS encoding Bax inhibitor-1/YccA family protein, translating to MDYEQMNQVYQAEGYGRETLGQYVAKTYLWMFAGLMLTFAVAVAGYLSGAILFVFAIPYGLIVISGLELLTVFWMSARVNKMSVGAARGMFLFYAALNGIVFSAYFLVFGAVQLLLVFVATSLFFGIMAGVSLIFKIDISGIRPLLVGGLFFLIIFGVLSMFLNLGAMETVMCYVGIAVFLGFTAYDTGKIRTNYTYFAGNQEILEKASIFSALSLYLDFINLFLYILRLLNRSRN from the coding sequence ATGGATTATGAACAGATGAATCAGGTTTACCAGGCGGAAGGATATGGCCGGGAGACACTGGGACAATATGTTGCAAAGACTTATCTTTGGATGTTTGCAGGACTGATGCTCACCTTTGCGGTTGCGGTTGCAGGTTATTTATCGGGAGCGATTTTATTTGTCTTTGCAATCCCGTACGGATTGATTGTCATATCGGGACTGGAACTGCTTACCGTATTCTGGATGTCCGCCAGAGTCAATAAGATGTCGGTGGGCGCGGCAAGGGGAATGTTCCTTTTCTACGCGGCTTTAAACGGAATCGTATTTTCAGCCTACTTCCTGGTATTCGGAGCAGTGCAGCTGCTTCTCGTATTTGTGGCGACTTCCCTGTTCTTTGGAATTATGGCAGGCGTCAGCCTGATCTTTAAGATTGACATCAGCGGAATCAGACCACTTCTTGTGGGCGGTTTGTTTTTCCTGATTATCTTCGGCGTGCTGTCCATGTTCCTGAACCTGGGAGCCATGGAAACCGTTATGTGCTACGTGGGGATCGCTGTTTTCCTTGGGTTTACCGCATACGACACGGGCAAGATCAGAACGAACTATACTTACTTTGCAGGCAACCAGGAGATTCTGGAGAAAGCATCCATCTTCTCCGCACTGTCCCTGTATCTTGACTTTATCAATCTGTTCCTTTACATCTTAAGACTTTTGAACAGAAGCAGAAATTAA
- a CDS encoding AAA family ATPase — protein sequence MKKRLIDLPGENDYDYDRMKILFPELEAMKEAEQNPAYHGEGNAETHTRLVCRSVTELPEWAGLGEEERGILYLSALFHDIGKPVCTKLENGIFVSPKHTVTGSKIFRRMIYKKYASRYEASFREREEIAWLIRYHGLPLHFWDRDRAEARLCRAAESVRLPLLYLLSKADILGRICEDTEELLCNVECFREYGKEINCYEGKPEFACDYTRFKYYNAGFGGGSSRIGRGTPLFDETEFPVFLMAGLPLAGKDTYIGENLKEIPVVSLDDIRQEWGVSPADGSGAVADEARKRARVFLRRKESFVWDATNTVLSTRQKLRRFFEDYGARVITVYVEAPYEELLRRNKKRDRSLPEAVIDRMLEKMDMVEPSEGYGVIYSVGG from the coding sequence ATGAAGAAACGTCTGATTGACCTGCCGGGGGAAAATGATTACGATTATGATCGGATGAAAATCCTGTTTCCGGAACTTGAGGCAATGAAAGAGGCGGAACAAAATCCGGCCTACCACGGGGAAGGGAACGCTGAAACGCATACCAGGCTTGTGTGCCGGTCTGTAACGGAACTTCCGGAATGGGCCGGACTGGGAGAGGAGGAGCGGGGAATTCTTTATCTCTCCGCCCTGTTCCACGATATTGGAAAACCTGTTTGTACAAAGCTTGAGAACGGTATTTTCGTTTCCCCGAAACATACGGTCACTGGTTCCAAAATATTCCGGCGGATGATTTATAAAAAATATGCCTCCCGGTATGAGGCATCCTTCCGGGAGAGAGAGGAAATTGCCTGGCTGATACGGTATCATGGACTTCCCCTTCATTTCTGGGATCGGGACAGGGCGGAGGCCAGGCTGTGCCGGGCGGCCGAGAGCGTGCGTCTGCCGCTTCTTTATCTGCTGTCCAAGGCCGATATCCTGGGCCGGATCTGTGAGGATACAGAGGAGCTGCTCTGCAATGTGGAGTGCTTCCGGGAATACGGAAAGGAAATTAACTGTTATGAAGGAAAACCGGAATTTGCCTGTGATTACACCAGATTTAAATATTATAATGCCGGTTTTGGCGGTGGGAGCAGCCGGATCGGCCGCGGCACACCGCTATTTGACGAGACGGAGTTTCCTGTTTTCCTGATGGCCGGTCTGCCCCTCGCGGGAAAAGATACCTATATCGGTGAGAATTTAAAGGAAATTCCTGTCGTCTCGCTGGATGATATCAGACAGGAGTGGGGAGTAAGCCCTGCGGACGGTTCCGGCGCGGTGGCCGATGAGGCGCGGAAGAGGGCCAGGGTATTCCTGCGCAGAAAAGAGTCCTTTGTGTGGGATGCCACAAATACCGTGCTGAGTACGAGGCAGAAGCTGCGCCGCTTTTTTGAGGATTATGGCGCCAGGGTAATCACGGTCTACGTGGAGGCTCCTTATGAGGAGCTTTTAAGGAGAAATAAGAAGCGGGACAGAAGCTTGCCCGAAGCGGTGATTGACCGGATGCTTGAAAAGATGGATATGGTGGAGCCGTCGGAAGGCTACGGGGTTATCTATTCCGTTGGGGGCTGA
- a CDS encoding DMT family transporter, whose translation MKNKSLAGHIAAFVTILIWGTTFISTKVLLQSFSPIEILFIRFVIGYVALWCVCPRRLTLSDRKQEGYFALAGLLGVTLYYLFENIALTYTLASNVGVIISIAPFFTVIFTCLFLHEGRPGPRFFCGFLIAMAGIFLISFDSKMELKLNPLGDILAVMAAVLWAAYSTLMKKITGYGYNTIQTTRRIFFYGIGLMIPVLFIMDFHVELWQFYDMKMFLNLVFLGLGASALCFVTWNFAVKMVGSVKTIIYIYMVPVITAVTSALILHEKMTKAIVGGIALTLLGLFLSEDRRGGRENAKGTQPGRTG comes from the coding sequence ATGAAAAATAAATCTCTGGCGGGCCATATTGCCGCCTTTGTCACGATCCTGATCTGGGGGACGACATTTATATCAACTAAGGTGCTTCTTCAGTCCTTTTCACCGATCGAGATACTCTTTATCCGTTTTGTCATAGGATATGTGGCGCTCTGGTGCGTCTGCCCCCGCAGGCTTACCCTGTCCGACCGGAAACAGGAGGGATACTTTGCACTGGCGGGCCTGCTTGGCGTGACGCTTTACTACCTGTTTGAAAATATTGCTCTGACGTATACGCTGGCATCCAACGTGGGCGTTATTATCTCAATTGCCCCATTTTTCACCGTAATCTTTACCTGCCTGTTTCTGCATGAAGGGCGTCCCGGCCCGCGGTTTTTCTGCGGTTTTCTGATTGCCATGGCGGGAATCTTCCTGATCAGTTTTGACAGTAAGATGGAACTGAAGCTCAATCCGCTTGGGGATATCCTGGCCGTGATGGCGGCGGTGCTCTGGGCTGCTTATTCCACGCTGATGAAAAAGATTACGGGGTATGGCTATAATACGATTCAGACGACGCGGAGAATTTTCTTCTACGGAATCGGCCTGATGATCCCCGTTCTGTTTATCATGGACTTCCACGTGGAGCTTTGGCAGTTCTATGATATGAAGATGTTTTTAAACCTGGTTTTCCTGGGACTCGGCGCGTCGGCCCTCTGCTTTGTAACTTGGAATTTTGCCGTGAAGATGGTGGGTTCGGTGAAGACCATCATCTATATTTATATGGTTCCCGTTATTACAGCCGTTACATCGGCCCTGATTCTTCATGAGAAGATGACGAAAGCGATAGTCGGCGGCATTGCCCTGACCCTGCTGGGCCTGTTTTTGTCGGAGGACAGAAGGGGGGGCAGGGAAAACGCAAAAGGAACACAGCCGGGGAGAACAGGATGA
- a CDS encoding YeiH family protein encodes MEFMKENGKGLLLCLAVAIPSWFAGKLFPVVGGAVIAIIAGMLITMFIRDKSPFAGGIRFTSKKILQWAVILLGFGLNLHIILETGRQSLPIIISTITTSLVIAFLLHKTMHIPSNISTLIGVGSSICGGSAIAATAPVIDANDEEVAQAISVIFFFNVLAAILFPVFGKFLGFDTTTGNAFGIFAGTAVNDTSSVTATAATWDSMWNLGSATLDKAVTVKLTRTLAIIPITLVLAFIRAEKEEKEDKAEGKKVSMKQIFPFFILYFIGASIITTVALQMGAPVAIFNPIKELSKFFIVLAMAAIGLNTNIVDLIRTGGKPIIMGVCCWVGITGVSLVMQRMLGIW; translated from the coding sequence ATGGAGTTTATGAAAGAGAATGGAAAAGGCCTGCTTCTCTGCCTGGCGGTTGCGATTCCGTCCTGGTTTGCAGGAAAGTTATTCCCTGTGGTCGGAGGAGCCGTGATCGCGATTATTGCAGGAATGCTGATCACCATGTTTATCAGGGATAAATCACCTTTTGCGGGAGGCATCCGCTTTACTTCAAAGAAGATTCTGCAGTGGGCCGTTATCTTACTGGGATTCGGACTGAACCTGCACATAATTCTGGAAACGGGAAGACAGTCTCTTCCAATTATTATTTCTACAATCACTACTTCACTCGTGATTGCATTTCTGTTACATAAGACAATGCACATTCCGTCCAATATCTCGACGCTGATTGGAGTCGGTTCTTCCATCTGCGGAGGCTCGGCGATAGCGGCCACGGCGCCGGTCATCGATGCCAACGACGAGGAGGTGGCCCAGGCAATATCCGTTATCTTTTTCTTCAATGTCCTCGCTGCCATCCTGTTTCCGGTTTTCGGCAAATTCCTGGGCTTTGATACAACGACGGGCAATGCCTTCGGTATCTTCGCCGGTACGGCGGTCAACGACACCTCCTCGGTAACGGCCACGGCCGCCACCTGGGACAGCATGTGGAACCTGGGTTCGGCCACACTCGACAAGGCGGTCACGGTCAAACTGACCAGGACACTGGCAATCATACCGATTACACTGGTGCTTGCCTTTATCAGGGCGGAAAAAGAGGAGAAAGAGGATAAGGCAGAGGGGAAGAAAGTCAGCATGAAGCAGATATTTCCTTTTTTCATCCTCTACTTTATCGGCGCGTCGATTATCACGACGGTCGCGCTGCAGATGGGAGCTCCGGTGGCCATTTTTAATCCCATCAAAGAGTTGAGCAAGTTTTTCATTGTCCTTGCGATGGCGGCAATCGGCCTGAATACAAATATTGTGGATTTGATTCGGACGGGAGGCAAACCGATTATCATGGGGGTATGCTGCTGGGTCGGAATCACGGGAGTCAGTCTGGTGATGCAGAGAATGCTGGGAATCTGGTAG
- a CDS encoding GH25 family lysozyme, protein MKYGKRLTAYTIAGLLGLSVCAQPFTAYAKEWDRVGNVYQMVDGTPIHGVLARGIDLSYWNQNVDWNQVAADDVKFAMLATRFRGEEDPFFSINARGATSVGISIGAYLYSYATSVEMAEQEADFILNIIKDYPISYPVVFDAEDTNTLGTLSPSEVSAVINAFCRKIEAAGYRPMVYANEYWIKNKIDMSALNYDMWVARYGVMYTYDNPAMWQATNTGSINGINGNVDINFLYRDFASLIPANTWRTIGGNTYYYQNYTMQKSTWINDGQGHYYMNADGTPAKGWMTFPEGRYYLDASTGKMAVDWQNLDGAWYYFDPSGTMATGWRDVGGARYYLDGEGRMQTGWRDIDGARFYLDNSGRMTAGWQDVDGARYYMGAEGKMQTGWAEVNGAWYYMNGEGKMQTGWQDVEGKRYYLDASGAMKTGWQDIDGARYYFSPSGTMKTGWQNPDGNWYCLSGDGKMLTGWQTVDGQYYYMDAAGIMKTGWQNINGSWYYLNDSGAMLTGWQDIGGARYYLNDSGAMLTGWQDIGGAKYYFDQTSGAMAVNAVLDFNGVSYQAGADGICTQIAAEGADAATQQAAQQTEETPSQQGPGH, encoded by the coding sequence ATGAAATATGGAAAACGTTTGACTGCATATACAATAGCAGGACTGCTGGGTCTTTCTGTATGCGCACAGCCATTCACCGCTTATGCAAAGGAGTGGGACAGAGTGGGCAATGTGTACCAGATGGTGGATGGAACCCCCATCCATGGCGTTCTTGCAAGAGGAATTGATCTTTCTTACTGGAATCAGAATGTGGACTGGAACCAGGTGGCTGCGGACGATGTAAAATTTGCGATGCTTGCAACCAGGTTCAGGGGGGAAGAAGATCCTTTCTTCAGTATCAATGCAAGGGGAGCCACCAGTGTCGGAATCAGTATAGGCGCCTATCTCTATTCCTATGCCACATCGGTGGAGATGGCCGAGCAGGAAGCCGACTTTATTTTAAATATCATTAAAGATTATCCGATCTCCTATCCGGTCGTATTCGACGCCGAGGACACCAACACGCTTGGAACACTGTCACCTTCCGAGGTCAGCGCCGTAATCAACGCGTTCTGCCGGAAGATCGAGGCGGCGGGGTACCGCCCCATGGTTTATGCCAACGAATACTGGATTAAGAACAAGATTGACATGTCGGCCCTCAATTATGACATGTGGGTGGCGCGGTACGGTGTCATGTATACATATGACAATCCGGCGATGTGGCAGGCCACCAATACCGGTTCCATCAACGGAATCAACGGCAATGTGGACATCAACTTCCTCTACAGGGATTTTGCAAGCCTCATTCCCGCCAACACGTGGAGGACAATCGGCGGCAATACTTATTATTATCAGAATTATACAATGCAGAAATCCACCTGGATCAATGACGGCCAGGGACACTATTATATGAATGCGGACGGAACCCCGGCCAAAGGCTGGATGACGTTCCCGGAGGGGCGCTACTATCTGGACGCCTCCACCGGAAAGATGGCCGTGGACTGGCAGAACCTGGACGGAGCCTGGTATTACTTTGACCCGTCGGGCACAATGGCAACCGGCTGGAGAGATGTGGGCGGAGCCAGATATTATCTGGACGGCGAAGGCAGGATGCAGACCGGCTGGAGAGACATAGACGGAGCCAGATTTTATCTCGACAATTCGGGCAGGATGACGGCCGGCTGGCAGGATGTGGACGGAGCCCGCTATTATATGGGAGCCGAAGGAAAGATGCAGACCGGCTGGGCGGAAGTAAACGGAGCCTGGTATTACATGAACGGCGAAGGAAAGATGCAGACCGGCTGGCAGGATGTGGAAGGCAAACGGTACTATCTGGATGCCTCGGGAGCCATGAAGACGGGCTGGCAGGATATTGACGGAGCCAGATACTATTTCAGTCCTTCGGGAACCATGAAGACGGGCTGGCAGAATCCGGACGGAAACTGGTACTGCTTAAGCGGCGACGGAAAGATGTTAACCGGCTGGCAGACCGTGGATGGCCAGTATTATTATATGGACGCGGCGGGCATTATGAAGACGGGCTGGCAGAATATAAACGGAAGCTGGTACTATTTGAATGACAGCGGGGCCATGCTGACGGGCTGGCAGGATATCGGCGGAGCCCGGTACTATCTGAACGACAGCGGAGCCATGCTGACGGGCTGGCAGGATATTGGCGGAGCCAAATACTATTTTGACCAGACGAGCGGAGCCATGGCCGTGAATGCGGTTCTGGATTTTAACGGAGTTTCCTATCAGGCCGGAGCCGACGGAATCTGCACCCAGATCGCCGCGGAAGGCGCAGACGCTGCCACACAGCAGGCGGCGCAGCAGACGGAAGAGACACCATCACAACAGGGACCTGGACATTGA
- a CDS encoding RNA ligase family protein → MEDIIKYPRTRHIEGSRIQAGDEDLNSVPFSEIRGRFVVLEEKVDGANCGISFDGNGKLLLQSRGHYLNGGYGERQFALLKTWAGCFQEKLYGLLGNRYIMYGEWLYAKHTVYYDGLSHYFMEFDIYDKERKMFLSTKERRRRLLPYPFIKQVPVLFEGCLDRAEELTSRLGKSAFKSENCLASLREECRKRNLSFELAARQTDASDRMEGIYIKIEEGDETTGRLKYVRSSFLNTILDSETHWADRPIIPNGLRDGADLFAEEVREG, encoded by the coding sequence ATGGAAGATATTATAAAATACCCAAGAACTCGGCACATAGAAGGATCGAGGATTCAGGCCGGGGATGAAGATTTAAACAGTGTGCCGTTTTCCGAGATCAGGGGACGTTTTGTGGTGCTGGAAGAGAAAGTCGACGGCGCTAACTGCGGCATTTCCTTTGACGGGAACGGGAAACTGCTCTTGCAGAGCCGGGGCCATTACCTGAACGGAGGCTATGGCGAGCGGCAGTTTGCCCTTCTTAAAACATGGGCGGGCTGTTTTCAGGAAAAGCTTTACGGCCTTTTAGGAAACAGATATATTATGTACGGGGAGTGGCTCTACGCCAAACATACGGTTTACTATGACGGGCTGTCCCATTATTTTATGGAGTTTGATATTTACGACAAGGAGAGGAAGATGTTCCTCAGTACCAAAGAGCGCCGCAGACGGCTTTTGCCCTACCCGTTTATTAAACAGGTCCCGGTGCTGTTTGAGGGCTGTCTCGACAGGGCGGAGGAGCTTACTTCCCGCCTGGGAAAGTCTGCATTCAAGTCGGAAAACTGTCTGGCGTCACTGCGGGAAGAGTGCAGAAAAAGGAATTTATCTTTTGAGCTGGCGGCCCGCCAGACGGATGCAAGCGATCGAATGGAGGGAATCTATATTAAAATCGAGGAGGGGGATGAGACCACCGGCCGATTAAAATATGTCAGGAGTTCCTTTTTAAATACCATCCTGGATTCTGAAACCCACTGGGCGGACCGGCCGATTATTCCGAACGGCCTGAGAGACGGAGCCGATCTCTTTGCAGAGGAGGTGCGGGAAGGATGA